In Leuconostoc kimchii IMSNU 11154, one genomic interval encodes:
- a CDS encoding sugar transporter: MKTSLKSERMTLKSKERTSETSIEKNRQDMSLKSMQFNRFMLIRYATAFFFFVNLYWALIMRHTWVVALPLLLIVITSLAIIEQIKLFGQHSNQLRFSKIYFRSQIVANAMLIISTMTPLFSSLFQFINNTWQNRVIVLFLLLLGILLLLVVNKRLNLISVDQDKYYARLIAYQNSLTNKEMK; the protein is encoded by the coding sequence TTGAAGACAAGTTTGAAGTCGGAAAGGATGACATTAAAGTCTAAAGAACGCACCTCAGAAACCAGCATTGAAAAAAATCGTCAGGATATGAGTCTTAAGAGTATGCAATTCAATCGTTTCATGTTGATTCGCTATGCAACTGCTTTCTTTTTCTTTGTTAACTTGTATTGGGCTTTAATCATGAGACATACTTGGGTTGTTGCTTTACCACTATTATTAATTGTAATCACATCACTGGCAATCATTGAACAGATCAAATTATTTGGACAACATAGTAACCAATTACGTTTTTCAAAAATTTATTTTAGAAGCCAGATAGTTGCTAATGCTATGTTAATCATTAGTACGATGACGCCACTGTTTTCGTCACTCTTTCAATTTATTAATAATACGTGGCAAAATAGGGTGATTGTTCTATTCTTATTGTTACTTGGTATATTGTTACTATTGGTAGTTAACAAGCGTCTGAACCTAATTTCAGTGGATCAAGATAAATACTATGCACGCTTAATAGCCTACCAGAACTCACTTACAAACAAGGAGATGAAATAG
- the celB gene encoding PTS cellobiose transporter subunit IIC has product MFNFLQKVLLKPMTKLAQYRIVRAIMAAGMASIPFTIVGSMILVLNILPTVFPFLTGFFNATFFKFSDLYMIANTATMGILAMYFSLAIGFELTRIIQTEDKLKVAPLNGAFLSMFAFFMCLPELVLKGGKIVLLNTITPDVKVINGFRMTSTIDRIGTSGIFTAIIMAVLAVWLYAFCVKHNWTIKMPDAVPEGVSRSFTALIPTFVIAFVVLAINGGLVLLGTDIFKMIAIPFSFVTSMTSTWLGIMVIEFLIHALWIVGIHGANIISAFITPIFLANMVANSHGANIPFAGEFNNSFAILGGSGATLGLCIFIALLARSEQLKVLGRAAIVPSFFNINEPLIFGLPIVYNPYLAIPFFLAPMVTASVAYAAINFHFIRPIVIQAPWPSPVGIGAFISTVDWKAAVLAVICVIIAFLIYLPFIKIYDTKLYNDEQGRSQA; this is encoded by the coding sequence TTGTTTAATTTTCTACAAAAAGTGTTGCTCAAGCCGATGACAAAGCTCGCGCAATATCGTATTGTGCGAGCCATTATGGCAGCGGGGATGGCTTCCATTCCATTCACCATTGTAGGATCAATGATATTAGTATTAAATATTTTACCAACAGTTTTTCCTTTTTTAACTGGATTTTTTAATGCTACATTCTTTAAGTTTAGTGACCTTTATATGATTGCTAATACAGCCACTATGGGGATTTTGGCGATGTACTTCAGCTTAGCGATTGGTTTTGAATTAACACGTATCATTCAGACCGAAGATAAACTCAAAGTCGCACCGTTGAATGGCGCTTTTCTTTCAATGTTTGCTTTCTTTATGTGTTTGCCAGAATTAGTCTTGAAAGGTGGCAAAATCGTATTATTGAACACGATTACACCAGATGTCAAAGTGATTAATGGTTTCAGAATGACAAGCACGATTGATCGCATTGGCACGAGTGGTATATTTACCGCAATTATTATGGCTGTGCTTGCCGTGTGGCTATACGCCTTCTGTGTTAAGCACAATTGGACAATTAAAATGCCTGATGCCGTACCAGAAGGTGTTTCAAGATCATTCACTGCGTTAATTCCTACATTCGTCATCGCATTTGTTGTGTTGGCTATTAATGGTGGGTTAGTGCTATTAGGAACAGATATATTTAAAATGATTGCCATTCCATTTAGCTTTGTTACAAGTATGACAAGTACTTGGTTAGGCATTATGGTGATTGAATTCTTGATTCATGCGTTATGGATCGTCGGTATTCATGGTGCAAATATTATTTCTGCTTTTATTACACCAATTTTCTTAGCAAATATGGTGGCCAATTCGCATGGCGCAAATATACCATTTGCCGGTGAGTTTAACAATTCTTTCGCGATTTTAGGTGGTTCTGGAGCAACATTAGGATTGTGTATATTTATCGCATTACTAGCGCGTTCCGAACAATTGAAAGTGTTAGGTCGAGCTGCTATTGTTCCCTCGTTCTTTAATATTAATGAGCCGTTAATATTTGGGTTACCAATTGTTTATAATCCTTACCTTGCCATTCCATTCTTTCTGGCACCCATGGTAACTGCTTCAGTTGCTTATGCAGCAATTAACTTTCACTTTATTCGGCCAATTGTCATTCAAGCACCGTGGCCATCACCAGTGGGTATCGGCGCATTTATCAGTACGGTTGACTGGAAAGCAGCTGTATTAGCAGTGATCTGTGTGATCATTGCCTTCCTGATTTATCTACCATTTATTAAAATCTATGACACAAAGTTGTATAATGACGAACAAGGGCGTAGTCAAGCATAA
- a CDS encoding PTS cellobiose transporter subunit IIA, with protein MNSEEIQVIAFEIILHSGNSRTYIHESFDAMRHKNFKLADQKLKQSNDELLLAHKSQTKLLQTYAAGTKIDMEIILVHAQDHLMTTMALREMAVEMENLYKEVKEIEDKFEVGKDDIKV; from the coding sequence ATGAATTCTGAAGAAATTCAAGTGATAGCTTTTGAAATTATTTTGCACAGCGGTAATTCGCGAACATATATACATGAATCGTTTGATGCAATGCGTCATAAAAATTTTAAACTAGCTGATCAAAAATTAAAACAGTCAAATGATGAACTATTATTAGCACATAAATCACAAACAAAGTTATTACAAACCTATGCAGCGGGTACCAAAATTGATATGGAAATCATTTTAGTACATGCGCAAGATCATCTGATGACAACTATGGCGTTACGTGAGATGGCTGTCGAGATGGAAAACCTTTATAAGGAGGTAAAAGAAATTGAAGACAAGTTTGAAGTCGGAAAGGATGACATTAAAGTCTAA
- the hisJ gene encoding histidinol-phosphatase HisJ, whose product MVKKDGHTHTRFSHHGSDERLDNYIEQAISLGFTTYVVTEHAPLPTEFLAHFTGPVAAQNSSAMLSAELTSYQKEVARVQKKYAGQIDVKRGFEVDYLQNYESDIRQFLLAQADWIDEIVLSVHFLTNHDQLVAPIDFDPKTLATYFPKITQSPQVIFENYLATIQKSLDFAATLPDRFVVRIGHLTLIRKYQKYFNLPQFDSSNQLRIDNLLLQIKNNHFQLDLNTAGLRKPYNGETYPTTNIIKKAHDLDIEMVYGSDAHEASAVGQDYHVVESFLTKVKNKY is encoded by the coding sequence ATGGTAAAAAAAGATGGTCACACACATACGCGTTTTTCACATCATGGCTCTGATGAACGGTTAGACAACTATATTGAACAAGCCATATCATTAGGATTCACGACGTATGTGGTAACAGAACATGCGCCGTTGCCGACAGAGTTCTTGGCACATTTTACAGGACCGGTTGCAGCACAAAATAGTTCGGCAATGTTATCAGCAGAATTAACAAGTTATCAAAAAGAGGTAGCGCGCGTTCAGAAAAAATATGCGGGTCAAATTGATGTTAAACGTGGTTTTGAAGTAGATTATTTACAAAATTATGAATCGGACATACGACAATTTCTATTAGCACAGGCTGATTGGATAGATGAGATTGTTTTATCAGTTCATTTTTTAACTAATCATGATCAGTTAGTGGCGCCGATTGATTTTGATCCGAAAACTTTGGCGACTTATTTTCCAAAGATTACACAATCGCCACAAGTTATTTTTGAGAATTATTTAGCAACAATTCAAAAAAGTTTAGATTTTGCGGCAACGCTGCCTGATCGTTTTGTAGTTCGAATCGGACATTTGACCTTAATTCGAAAATACCAAAAATATTTTAATCTGCCACAATTTGATTCTAGTAACCAGTTGCGTATAGATAATTTATTGCTACAAATCAAAAATAATCATTTTCAATTAGATTTAAATACTGCTGGTCTGCGTAAACCGTATAATGGTGAAACTTATCCAACCACCAATATAATTAAAAAAGCGCATGACCTCGATATTGAAATGGTTTATGGATCAGACGCTCATGAAGCCAGTGCTGTTGGGCAAGATTATCATGTTGTTGAATCATTTTTGACAAAAGTTAAAAATAAGTATTGA